A portion of the Rhizoctonia solani chromosome 6, complete sequence genome contains these proteins:
- a CDS encoding NAC domain-containing protein — MNAEKLAKLQAAAAANRIGGKGSVRRKVVPRSGPKAAGGDDKKLAAALKKLNVQPIAPIEEVNMFQVDGSVLHFTAPKVHGAHSSNTFAVYGAGHVKDLTELVPGILNQLGPDSLANLRRLAESYQSMQARAQAAQGAGAPGADDDDEVPALIGTESFEVPEGDKPADAAEPAATEPAATEPAATEPTATEPAAEATTEATKANDVD, encoded by the exons ATGAACGCTGAGAAGTTGGCAAAACTCCAGGCAGCCGCCGCTGCGAACCGCATTG GTGGCAAGGGGTCCGTCCGTCGCAAGGTCGTACCCAGATCCGGTCCCAAGGCAGCTGGTGGAGATGACAAGAAATTGGCTGCTGCGCTCAAGAAGCTTAACGTCCAGCCTATTGCCCCAATTGAGGAGGTCAATATGTTCCAGGTAGACGGAAGCGTCTTGCACTTTACCGCTCCCAAAG TTCACGGCGCTCACTCCTCAAACACCTTTGCCGTTTACGGTGCCGGTCATGTAAAGGATCTCACCGAACTTGTTCCTGGTATCCTCAACCAGCTCGGGCCCGACTCTTTGGCCAA CCTCCGAAGACTCGCCGAGTCCTATCAATCCATGCAGGCGAGGGCACAAGCCGCCCAAGGAGCTGGCGCTCCCGGAGccgatgacgacgacgaggTGCCAGCCCTTATTGGTACCGAGAGCTTCGAAGTCCCAGAGGGCGATAAGCCTGCTGATGCCGCAGAACCTGCCGCAACTGAACCTGCTGCCACTGAACCTGCTGCCACTGAACCTACTGCCACTGAACCTGCTGCTGAAGCAACCACCGAAGCGACTAAGGCCAACGATGTCGATTAA